In the genome of Arcobacter sp. F155, one region contains:
- a CDS encoding AraC family transcriptional regulator: MDKIKKTEYLDIFEEIKTIKNPFSRENFICNVKPEYGLGNYIGYDSGSGIAFFLSNFLLNQDKILIERSNVAGAVLIFNLGDNYSFTFEDNSKFELKKNSYFLGFCSDKFLVDVSIKKGAEYNMLTIGIKEELFLKLAHNLKNLNEKMQEAKKKNYAIIKGSQIDPEQKEILSAFTKKEKKEYLLTDLNLESKTMSLIEYTIKKIVSNINATYKIDKTIINSLEKAKQIINSSYYENLTIKEIAYKSAINECYLKKDFKRYFGMTVYEMIQKRRLHVAKELLQEEFSVKEVCSKVGYKHVGNFSKLFQEHFNISPSKYKKQFN, encoded by the coding sequence ATGGACAAAATTAAAAAAACTGAATACTTAGATATCTTTGAAGAAATAAAAACAATCAAAAACCCTTTTTCAAGAGAAAACTTTATATGTAATGTTAAACCTGAATATGGTTTAGGTAATTATATTGGATATGATTCAGGAAGTGGAATTGCTTTTTTTCTTAGCAACTTTTTATTAAATCAAGACAAAATCCTAATTGAAAGATCAAATGTTGCAGGTGCAGTTTTAATTTTTAACCTTGGAGATAATTACTCTTTTACTTTTGAAGATAACTCAAAATTTGAACTTAAAAAAAACTCTTATTTTTTAGGTTTCTGCTCAGATAAATTTCTTGTTGATGTTAGCATAAAAAAAGGTGCTGAATACAATATGTTAACCATTGGAATTAAAGAAGAACTATTTTTAAAACTTGCTCATAATTTAAAAAATCTAAATGAAAAAATGCAAGAAGCAAAAAAGAAAAACTATGCAATTATAAAAGGAAGTCAAATTGATCCCGAACAAAAGGAGATTTTATCTGCCTTTACTAAAAAAGAGAAAAAAGAATACTTACTTACAGATTTAAATCTTGAATCAAAAACAATGAGCCTTATTGAATATACTATAAAAAAAATTGTTTCAAATATAAATGCAACATATAAAATAGATAAAACTATTATTAACTCCCTTGAAAAGGCAAAGCAAATTATCAATAGTTCTTATTATGAAAACCTTACAATCAAAGAGATTGCATACAAGTCCGCGATAAATGAATGCTATTTAAAGAAAGACTTTAAGCGGTATTTCGGAATGACAGTTTATGAAATGATTCAAAAAAGAAGACTCCATGTAGCAAAAGAACTTTTACAAGAAGAGTTTAGTGTAAAAGAAGTTTGTTCAAAAGTAGGATATAAACATGTTGGAAACTTTAGTAAACTATTTCAAGAACATTTTAATATCTCACCAAGTAA
- a CDS encoding VWA domain-containing protein, giving the protein MFDYLLSIRFEYPYLLLVILLFIFCSLFCKAKIPTYIVPHLNIFTKNQASTNVFQGLLKYISIIGAVIALASPHTKLNTQLIKNDGIDIVLSLDTSGSMKELGFNPLNPMESRFTVVKDIVKEFIPKRVNDNISIVVFGTSVMMATPLSFDKDAQLEIIDYLDVGIVGDKTALIDSLVSSTNILKSSKAKSKVIILLSDGADNSSTIPLEIALKLLNKYEIKVYTISIANSNKIILNQIATQTKGKSFSANSKEKLNEIYEEINKLETSKIENNKITLKNYLFFYPLFLAIMSLIILIYLKNKE; this is encoded by the coding sequence ATGTTTGATTATTTACTTTCAATAAGGTTTGAATACCCATATCTTTTATTAGTTATTTTACTATTTATTTTTTGCTCACTCTTTTGTAAAGCAAAAATCCCAACATATATTGTTCCTCATTTAAATATCTTTACTAAAAACCAAGCTAGCACAAATGTTTTTCAAGGTTTACTAAAATATATATCCATTATAGGAGCAGTAATTGCCCTAGCCTCACCTCATACTAAGCTAAACACCCAACTTATTAAAAATGATGGGATTGATATAGTATTAAGTTTAGATACAAGTGGTTCTATGAAAGAGCTTGGTTTTAATCCTTTAAATCCAATGGAAAGTAGATTTACTGTTGTAAAAGATATTGTAAAAGAGTTTATTCCAAAAAGAGTAAATGACAATATCTCTATTGTAGTTTTTGGAACATCTGTTATGATGGCTACACCACTTAGCTTTGATAAAGATGCTCAGTTAGAAATAATTGATTATTTGGATGTAGGTATTGTTGGAGATAAAACAGCTCTTATTGATTCCCTTGTTTCATCAACAAATATATTAAAATCTTCAAAGGCAAAATCAAAAGTGATTATTCTTTTAAGTGATGGTGCAGATAACTCTAGTACTATTCCTTTAGAAATTGCATTAAAACTTTTAAATAAATATGAGATTAAGGTTTATACTATTAGTATTGCAAATTCAAACAAAATCATTTTAAATCAAATTGCTACTCAAACAAAGGGAAAATCATTTTCTGCAAACTCGAAAGAGAAGCTAAATGAAATCTATGAAGAGATTAATAAGCTAGAAACAAGTAAAATAGAAAATAATAAGATAACATTAAAAAACTATTTATTTTTCTATCCACTATTTTTAGCTATTATGTCGTTAATTATACTGATTTATTTGAAAAATAAAGAGTAA
- a CDS encoding DUF58 domain-containing protein, whose translation MNNSLKKILIKTRRQIFSENIGNNSSLLKGEGYDFLELKEYEYGEDIKNIDWVISAKFKKPYVKVFHAQRELNISIVPILTGSVHFGTKKFKQELITEICSILGYSCIKQNDPFTSFIANENVNLCTKKSKRHFAVNKMAEEIYNYNSVGKQQDFKKITEELLLKIKKKSTIFLIGDFFDIKNLDLKVLSKKHEIVIIIVRDRFEEKPEALGNVNLVDPTTNYNFDGNLNSSLIKKYEQEVKQNDHLFFEHLQKCAIKSIKIYTHEEPLAKLLRLMQ comes from the coding sequence ATGAATAACTCTTTAAAAAAAATATTAATAAAAACAAGAAGACAAATCTTTTCAGAGAATATTGGAAACAACTCTTCCCTTTTAAAAGGTGAAGGTTATGATTTCTTAGAATTAAAAGAGTATGAGTATGGAGAAGATATCAAAAACATAGACTGGGTAATTAGTGCTAAGTTTAAAAAGCCTTATGTAAAAGTCTTTCATGCTCAAAGGGAATTAAATATCTCAATAGTTCCAATTTTAACTGGTTCAGTTCACTTTGGAACAAAGAAGTTTAAACAAGAGCTTATTACAGAAATATGCTCTATTTTAGGATACTCTTGTATCAAACAAAATGATCCATTTACTTCTTTTATTGCAAATGAAAATGTAAACCTTTGTACAAAAAAATCAAAAAGACACTTTGCTGTAAATAAAATGGCAGAAGAGATTTACAACTACAACAGTGTTGGTAAACAACAAGACTTTAAAAAGATTACTGAAGAGTTATTATTAAAAATCAAAAAGAAATCTACAATCTTTTTAATAGGAGACTTTTTTGATATCAAGAACTTAGATTTAAAAGTTCTTAGTAAGAAACATGAGATAGTTATAATAATTGTAAGGGATAGATTTGAAGAGAAACCAGAAGCCTTAGGAAATGTAAATCTTGTTGACCCAACAACTAACTATAACTTTGATGGAAACTTAAACAGTTCACTAATCAAAAAATATGAACAAGAGGTAAAACAGAATGACCACTTATTTTTTGAGCATCTTCAAAAATGTGCTATAAAGTCTATCAAAATATACACTCATGAAGAACCTTTAGCAAAACTATTAAGGCTAATGCAATGA
- a CDS encoding MoxR family ATPase produces MLQNKVLSVKEELSKVIVGQSEMVDALLIGLFTNGHILLEGVPGLAKTTTVKTLADIISLNFKRVQFTPDLLPSDIIGAQIYDMKTSEFKIKKGPIFTNLLLADEINRAPAKVQSALLEVMQERQVTIAEDSFKIDSPFLVLATQNPIEQEGAYTLPEAQLDRFMFKIVVGYNTKQEEFEIAKKVTSGENIELNKILDKETLEEIKKEVSNIHIDEELEKYIVDIVCATREPKDYGLEDIADYIQFGASPRATIDMFKAVKAMAFLRGNDFVSPIDIALVVKNILRHRIILSYEAEAMQISTDELIQKIMEKIQIP; encoded by the coding sequence ATGTTACAAAATAAAGTATTAAGTGTAAAAGAAGAGCTTTCAAAAGTTATTGTAGGTCAAAGTGAAATGGTTGATGCCTTATTAATAGGTCTTTTTACAAATGGACATATTCTTTTAGAAGGTGTTCCAGGATTAGCAAAAACAACAACAGTTAAAACTCTAGCTGATATTATTAGTTTAAACTTTAAAAGAGTTCAGTTTACCCCTGATTTACTACCTAGTGATATTATTGGTGCCCAAATTTATGATATGAAAACAAGTGAATTTAAGATAAAAAAAGGACCAATTTTTACAAATCTTTTACTTGCCGATGAAATAAATAGAGCCCCTGCAAAAGTGCAATCAGCCCTACTAGAAGTTATGCAAGAAAGACAAGTAACAATTGCAGAAGATAGTTTTAAAATTGACTCACCATTTTTAGTTCTAGCAACACAAAATCCAATTGAACAAGAAGGTGCATATACACTTCCAGAAGCACAATTAGATAGATTTATGTTTAAAATTGTAGTTGGATACAACACAAAACAAGAAGAGTTTGAAATAGCAAAAAAAGTAACTTCAGGTGAAAATATTGAGCTAAATAAGATATTAGATAAAGAGACTCTTGAAGAGATTAAAAAAGAAGTATCAAATATTCATATAGATGAAGAACTAGAAAAATATATTGTAGATATAGTTTGTGCAACAAGGGAACCTAAAGATTATGGCTTAGAAGATATAGCTGACTATATTCAGTTTGGAGCAAGTCCAAGGGCAACTATTGATATGTTTAAAGCAGTAAAGGCAATGGCATTTTTAAGGGGCAATGATTTTGTTAGTCCTATTGATATAGCTCTTGTAGTTAAAAATATTTTAAGACATAGAATTATTTTATCTTATGAAGCAGAAGCAATGCAAATTTCAACAGATGAACTAATTCAAAAAATCATGGAAAAAATACAAATCCCATAA
- the rpsB gene encoding 30S ribosomal protein S2 has translation MVTMKDLLECGVHFGHQTRRWNPKMKKFIFGVRKNIYIIDLQKTLRYFRYTYNVVRDAAAEGQTMIFVGTKKQASEAVKRAAENCGMPYVNHRWLGGMLTNYGTIKKSIRKLEVIKKMREEGQLDLLTKKEALMLTRKEEKLELYLGGIKEMNKLPDLMFVLDAVKEKIAIKEARRLGIKVVAPLDTNCDPDLVDFPIPGNDDAIRSIQLFCNEMAEAINEGKAALADEAGEEEAPVSSEEAAEVVAEAVAEGETEAVETEETKEA, from the coding sequence ATGGTTACAATGAAAGACCTATTAGAGTGTGGTGTACACTTTGGACACCAAACAAGAAGATGGAATCCAAAAATGAAAAAATTCATTTTCGGTGTTAGAAAGAATATTTATATTATTGACTTACAAAAAACGTTAAGATATTTCAGATATACATACAATGTAGTTAGAGATGCAGCAGCTGAAGGTCAAACAATGATTTTCGTTGGTACTAAAAAACAAGCTTCTGAAGCTGTTAAAAGAGCTGCAGAAAATTGTGGTATGCCATACGTTAACCACAGATGGTTAGGTGGTATGTTAACAAACTACGGAACAATTAAAAAATCTATTAGAAAATTAGAAGTTATTAAAAAGATGAGAGAAGAAGGACAATTAGACCTTCTAACTAAAAAAGAAGCATTAATGCTTACAAGAAAAGAAGAGAAGTTAGAATTATACCTTGGTGGTATCAAAGAAATGAACAAACTTCCTGATTTAATGTTTGTACTTGATGCAGTAAAAGAAAAAATTGCTATTAAAGAAGCTAGAAGACTTGGAATCAAAGTTGTAGCTCCATTAGATACTAACTGTGATCCTGATTTAGTTGATTTCCCAATTCCAGGAAACGATGATGCAATCAGATCTATTCAATTATTCTGCAACGAAATGGCAGAAGCAATTAATGAAGGTAAAGCTGCATTAGCTGACGAAGCTGGTGAAGAAGAAGCACCTGTATCTTCTGAAGAAGCTGCAGAAGTTGTTGCAGAAGCTGTTGCTGAGGGTGAAACTGAAGCAGTTGAAACTGAAGAAACTAAGGAAGCATAA
- the tsf gene encoding translation elongation factor Ts produces MAGATPKLIKELREKSGAGMLDCKKALNECNGDIEEAQTWLREQGLAKAAKKSSNVAAEGLVSILINEDNTKATMTELNSQTDFVAKNDQFIALTKQITTHVQANNLNDAEALASSSIDGQEFTTFLNEKIAVIGENLVARKVINVEGPVVNGYVHMGKVGVILAAKCDDAAKEKTADLLKKVAMHAASMKPTVISYEDLSAEFIESENKAIIADIEKENEELVRLGKPLKNIPQFVSKQQLTEDAVEAAKNEMKEELIAQGKPEKIIDNIVAGKINRWIEDNSQLDKTHALLSQTYVMDDSMTVEEAIKAVDASIEIVEYVRFELGEGIEKKEEDFAAEVAAQMGN; encoded by the coding sequence ATGGCAGGAGCAACTCCAAAATTAATTAAAGAATTAAGAGAAAAATCTGGTGCAGGAATGCTTGATTGTAAAAAAGCATTAAATGAGTGTAATGGTGACATTGAAGAAGCACAAACATGGTTAAGAGAGCAAGGTCTTGCAAAAGCTGCTAAAAAATCATCAAATGTTGCTGCTGAAGGTTTAGTATCTATCTTAATCAATGAAGATAACACTAAAGCTACAATGACTGAACTTAACTCTCAAACTGACTTCGTTGCTAAAAACGACCAGTTTATTGCGTTAACTAAGCAAATTACAACTCACGTACAAGCAAACAACTTAAATGATGCAGAAGCATTAGCTTCTTCTTCAATTGACGGTCAAGAGTTTACTACATTCTTAAATGAAAAAATTGCAGTTATCGGTGAAAACTTAGTTGCAAGAAAAGTTATCAATGTTGAAGGACCAGTTGTTAATGGTTATGTTCACATGGGTAAAGTAGGTGTTATCTTAGCTGCAAAATGTGATGATGCTGCAAAAGAAAAAACTGCTGATTTATTAAAGAAAGTTGCAATGCACGCAGCTTCTATGAAACCAACTGTTATTTCTTACGAAGATTTATCAGCTGAGTTCATCGAGTCTGAAAATAAAGCAATTATTGCTGATATTGAAAAAGAGAACGAAGAGTTAGTTAGACTTGGTAAACCTCTTAAAAATATCCCTCAGTTTGTTTCTAAACAACAATTAACTGAAGATGCAGTTGAAGCTGCAAAAAATGAAATGAAAGAAGAGTTAATCGCTCAAGGTAAACCTGAAAAAATTATCGACAACATCGTTGCTGGTAAAATTAACAGATGGATTGAAGATAACTCTCAATTAGATAAAACACATGCATTATTATCTCAAACTTACGTTATGGATGATTCAATGACTGTTGAAGAAGCTATTAAAGCTGTTGACGCATCAATTGAAATCGTTGAGTATGTAAGATTCGAGCTTGGTGAAGGTATCGAAAAGAAAGAAGAAGATTTCGCTGCTGAAGTAGCTGCTCAAATGGGTAACTAA
- a CDS encoding ATP-binding cassette domain-containing protein, giving the protein MGEQLDNNSPIAEQKPNLLDAKNISHEFDYKLFENITFSIQPKESISIIGMSGSGKSTLLNILSSLLIPKSGEIIYNNKNLYGLKKKELLNIRREDFGIIFQAHYLFRGFSASDNLKIATLLSGNDVDQELLKKLNIEFVLNQSVGELSGGQQQRLSIARVLTKKPKIIFADEPTGNLDKDTAQVVMDTLFNYIKENDAALVLVTHENDLAEQCDKVYKLENLQLKELK; this is encoded by the coding sequence ATGGGTGAACAATTAGATAATAACTCACCCATTGCTGAACAAAAACCTAACTTGCTTGACGCAAAAAATATTTCCCACGAATTTGATTATAAACTTTTTGAAAATATAACTTTCTCAATACAACCAAAAGAGTCAATCTCAATTATTGGTATGAGTGGAAGTGGAAAATCAACTTTACTTAATATTTTATCCTCTTTATTAATCCCTAAATCAGGTGAAATTATTTACAATAATAAGAATCTATACGGATTAAAGAAAAAAGAGCTTTTAAATATAAGAAGAGAAGATTTTGGTATAATATTTCAAGCTCATTATTTATTTCGTGGTTTTTCTGCAAGTGATAATTTAAAAATTGCTACACTATTAAGTGGAAATGATGTAGACCAAGAGCTTTTAAAAAAGCTTAATATAGAGTTTGTATTGAACCAAAGTGTAGGAGAGTTAAGTGGTGGACAACAACAAAGACTCTCAATTGCAAGGGTATTAACAAAAAAACCTAAAATTATATTTGCAGATGAACCAACAGGTAATTTAGATAAAGATACAGCACAAGTAGTTATGGATACACTATTTAACTACATAAAAGAGAATGACGCAGCACTAGTTTTAGTTACTCATGAAAATGATTTAGCTGAGCAATGTGACAAAGTATATAAACTAGAAAATCTTCAATTAAAGGAGTTGAAATAA
- the gmk gene encoding guanylate kinase, with amino-acid sequence MDKKGAILILSGPSGCGKSTLLKKVYEEIEDYYFSISTTTRDPREGERNGVDYLFVKKEEFEEDIKNGQFLEWAEVHGNYYGTSLKPIKKALEEGKLVIFDIDVQGHEIVRKKLDKVVTSVFITTPSLDELEARLKNRDTDSSTVIARRIENAKHEIKSFQKYDYFVENDDLEKASSELISIAKIARIKSKLFEKEELIKNWLGY; translated from the coding sequence ATGGATAAAAAAGGTGCTATTTTAATACTTTCAGGTCCAAGTGGATGTGGTAAATCAACTCTTTTAAAAAAAGTATATGAAGAGATAGAAGACTATTACTTCTCAATCTCAACAACAACAAGAGACCCAAGAGAGGGCGAAAGAAATGGTGTTGATTACCTTTTTGTAAAAAAAGAAGAGTTTGAAGAAGATATTAAAAATGGACAATTCCTTGAGTGGGCAGAAGTTCATGGAAACTATTATGGAACTTCATTAAAGCCTATTAAAAAAGCTTTAGAAGAGGGTAAGCTTGTTATCTTTGATATTGATGTTCAAGGACATGAGATAGTAAGAAAAAAACTTGATAAAGTAGTTACTTCTGTATTTATTACAACACCTTCTTTAGATGAATTAGAAGCAAGACTGAAAAATAGAGATACTGACTCAAGTACTGTTATTGCAAGAAGAATTGAGAATGCAAAACATGAAATTAAATCTTTCCAAAAATATGATTATTTTGTAGAAAATGATGATTTAGAAAAAGCAAGTTCTGAGTTAATTTCTATTGCTAAAATAGCAAGAATTAAATCAAAACTTTTTGAGAAAGAAGAGTTAATTAAGAACTGGTTAGGTTACTAG